The following are from one region of the Mustela lutreola isolate mMusLut2 chromosome 9, mMusLut2.pri, whole genome shotgun sequence genome:
- the LOC131808144 gene encoding putative ribosomal protein eL39-like 5, whose protein sequence is MFSHKTFKIKQFPAKKQKQNHPIPQWIQMKTGNKVRYNSKRQHQRRTKQGL, encoded by the coding sequence ATGTTTTCTCACAAGACTTTCAAGATCAAGCAATTCCCcgccaagaaacaaaagcagaatcatcCCATTCCCCAGTGGATTCAGATGAAAACTGGCAATAAAGTCAGGTACAATTCCAAGAGGCAGCACCAGAGAAGAACCAAACAGGGTCTGTAA
- the DSTN gene encoding destrin yields MASGVQVADEVCRIFYDMKVRKCSTPEEIKKRKKAVIFCLSADKKCIIVEEGKEILVGDVGVTITDPFKHFVGMLPEKDCRYALYDASFETKESRKEELMFFLWAPELAPLKSKMIYASSKDAIKKKFQGIKHECQANGPEDLNRACIAEKLGGSLIVAFEGCPV; encoded by the exons GCCTCTGGAGTGCAAGTTGCAGATGAAGTATGTCGCATTTTTTATGACATGAAAGTTCGGAAGTGCTCCACAccagaagaaatcaagaaaagaaagaaggctgTCATTTTTTGTCTCAGTGCAGACAAAAAGTGCATCATTgtagaagaagggaaagagatcTTGGTTGGAGATGTTGGTGTAACCATAACCGATCCTTTCAAGCATTTTGTGGGAATGCTTCCTGAAAAAGATTGTCGCTATGCTTTGTATGATGCAAGCTTTGAAACCAAGGAATCTAGAAAAGAGGAATTGATGTTTTTCCTGTG GGCACCAGAATTAGCTCCTCTGAAAAGTAAAATGATCTATGCAAGCTCCAAGGAtgccatcaaaaagaaatttcaag GCATAAAACACGAATGTCAAGCAAACGGACCAGAAGACCTCAATCGGGCTTGTATTGCTGAAAAGCTAGGTGGATCCTTAATTGTAGCTTTTGAAGGATGCCCTGTGTAG